Proteins from a genomic interval of Rubinisphaera italica:
- a CDS encoding phage terminase small subunit P27 family has product MKKKPTTNKKAIPAVPESLKNDSTAVEEWKLVCSLLNDLNLLTDADERLLELYCSSVSLFRASDQKCRDDGEFFTTSNGTPSVAPWYTSRNKHQDQIVKLSSMLGMSPADRNKLKVKKQEGDNSNGWSGIIAPPK; this is encoded by the coding sequence ATGAAGAAGAAACCAACAACAAATAAAAAGGCAATACCAGCAGTTCCTGAGTCGCTCAAGAATGACTCAACAGCAGTTGAAGAGTGGAAGCTGGTATGTTCGCTCTTGAACGATTTAAACCTGCTCACAGATGCCGATGAGAGGTTGTTAGAATTGTATTGCAGTTCTGTATCTTTATTTCGTGCATCAGACCAGAAGTGCCGAGATGATGGCGAATTCTTTACGACCTCAAATGGAACACCCTCAGTTGCTCCGTGGTATACCTCTCGCAATAAGCATCAGGATCAGATTGTCAAATTGTCGAGCATGTTGGGAATGTCACCTGCAGACAGAAATAAATTGAAGGTTAAAAAACAAGAGGGAGACAACAGCAATGGGTGGAGCGGGATAATAGCTCCACCCAAGTAG
- a CDS encoding DNA cytosine methyltransferase: MLDYIDLFAGLGGFSVGLKDLGNCHFAAENEPIARSQYALNFPAHTLHSDVTKIVELPKLDLLCGGFPCQSFSSAGRQKGFDDPRGQLIFQILRLVDSNKPRWLLLENVKNLLHIDDGKTFETILDEIKKRGYKVSYKVCNSINFGVPQLRERVFILAGPKQIEIPDGNGKPRRTIKHILQKNVTDHHFHRCYRLPDSIEKTTGRIPVVNDQGKLHQDDYLIRSNEPSPTLAASCFGATYGRKVIYPEMRYLTSREVARIQGFPQWYKLHSNRKENYRLFGNAVVPPIVAEIAGRLI; the protein is encoded by the coding sequence ATGTTAGATTACATTGATTTATTTGCAGGACTTGGCGGCTTTAGTGTCGGCTTGAAAGACCTTGGAAACTGTCATTTTGCAGCCGAAAATGAACCAATCGCACGCTCTCAATATGCATTGAATTTCCCCGCTCATACTTTGCACAGTGATGTTACAAAAATTGTAGAGTTGCCCAAGCTCGATCTGCTTTGTGGTGGTTTTCCATGTCAATCTTTCTCATCGGCAGGAAGACAGAAAGGTTTTGACGATCCACGGGGACAACTGATTTTTCAGATTCTCAGATTGGTTGACAGTAACAAGCCACGCTGGTTATTGCTGGAGAATGTGAAGAACTTACTTCACATCGATGATGGCAAAACCTTTGAAACGATCCTCGATGAAATTAAAAAAAGAGGATATAAAGTAAGTTACAAAGTTTGTAACTCGATTAATTTTGGTGTGCCACAATTGAGAGAGCGGGTTTTCATCTTGGCAGGTCCAAAACAAATCGAGATTCCAGATGGTAATGGCAAACCGAGACGAACAATCAAACACATACTTCAAAAGAATGTAACAGATCATCATTTCCATCGGTGCTATCGCTTGCCAGATTCAATTGAAAAAACCACAGGCAGAATTCCCGTTGTGAATGATCAGGGCAAACTTCATCAAGATGATTACTTAATCAGGAGCAATGAACCATCACCAACACTCGCTGCTTCTTGTTTTGGTGCGACTTACGGAAGAAAAGTAATCTATCCTGAGATGCGATATCTGACATCTCGTGAGGTGGCAAGAATTCAGGGATTTCCGCAGTGGTATAAGCTGCACAGCAACAGAAAAGAGAACTATCGTTTATTTGGAAATGCAGTTGTGCCACCAATTGTTGCTGAGATCGCAGGGAGGCTAATATGA
- a CDS encoding HNH endonuclease, with translation MAKGLNFEHKRITKIVIRKPVKERPVDQQQRQKLYKSARWKKVRLIQLRSYPLCNRCTNAGRAGQPARQVHHIISIEEDIEKAFDLDNLESLCDSCHQLVENEIRRIRKFEDVKIDPETGLRIVDTEEEKEGNE, from the coding sequence ATGGCGAAAGGTCTTAATTTCGAGCACAAACGAATTACAAAAATTGTAATCAGGAAGCCAGTTAAAGAACGTCCTGTTGATCAACAACAAAGACAAAAGCTGTATAAGTCGGCACGTTGGAAAAAGGTTCGCTTAATCCAATTGCGATCTTATCCTTTGTGCAATCGCTGCACGAATGCTGGCAGAGCAGGACAACCTGCAAGACAGGTTCACCATATCATAAGCATTGAAGAAGATATCGAGAAAGCTTTTGATCTCGATAACCTTGAGAGTCTTTGTGATTCGTGCCATCAGTTGGTTGAAAATGAGATCAGACGAATTAGGAAATTTGAAGATGTGAAGATTGATCCTGAAACAGGATTAAGGATCGTAGATACAGAAGAAGAAAAGGAAGGCAATGAATAA
- a CDS encoding phage tail fiber protein has translation MSFSNTTEENILNGLFRSAAFSKPSELWIALLTATPDEASTGNFTTSTGTEVSGGSYARQQLDPSDSNWTDPDGVGYVRNNAKISFPKATADWGTITHAAICTASTNGNVIAYAELTSSKTIETNDVLEFDINALQVSLD, from the coding sequence ATGTCTTTCTCAAACACAACCGAAGAAAACATCCTGAACGGTTTATTCCGTTCCGCTGCATTTTCAAAGCCATCCGAATTATGGATTGCATTGCTTACCGCAACGCCAGATGAAGCCAGCACAGGCAACTTCACAACATCGACTGGCACCGAGGTCTCTGGCGGCTCGTATGCTCGTCAGCAACTTGATCCATCTGATAGTAATTGGACTGATCCCGATGGAGTTGGTTACGTCAGAAACAATGCCAAAATCAGCTTTCCGAAAGCGACCGCTGACTGGGGAACCATCACGCATGCTGCAATATGCACTGCATCAACTAACGGCAATGTGATTGCTTATGCTGAGTTGACCAGTTCAAAAACAATCGAAACCAATGACGTTTTGGAATTCGACATCAACGCATTGCAGGTCTCATTGGACTAA
- a CDS encoding super-infection exclusion protein B, whose protein sequence is MPDWVELAKLAVRPRYSFSLFFTSLVVLLVPLPSQLKIEEIRDEYGKWIGLAAVFFFIVWVIELFILGASFIAYIYDLYKEKELMKSMLDGLNQDEKLILMQHVNKNETTLNWPANKPGIASLVHKGVLEQVSSDSTFGKPYVVDNRVWVFIRNKPDRYLRSSEIQA, encoded by the coding sequence ATGCCTGATTGGGTAGAGTTGGCTAAATTGGCAGTCCGTCCACGATATTCCTTCTCCTTATTTTTTACATCACTTGTTGTTCTGCTGGTTCCATTACCGTCTCAATTGAAAATTGAAGAAATCAGAGATGAATATGGTAAATGGATTGGATTGGCAGCAGTATTTTTCTTCATCGTATGGGTCATTGAACTATTTATTTTGGGTGCTTCATTCATAGCATATATCTACGATCTTTACAAAGAAAAGGAACTCATGAAGTCAATGCTTGATGGACTAAATCAGGATGAGAAATTAATTCTGATGCAGCATGTCAACAAAAATGAAACCACTTTGAATTGGCCAGCAAACAAGCCCGGAATTGCTTCATTGGTACACAAAGGAGTACTAGAACAAGTTTCATCTGATTCGACTTTTGGAAAACCGTATGTCGTTGATAATAGAGTGTGGGTATTTATACGAAACAAACCAGATCGATATTTGAGGAGTAGTGAGATTCAGGCATAA
- a CDS encoding SDR family NAD(P)-dependent oxidoreductase, with protein MKPNRVAIVTGAASGIGLATAQLLAGEGWLVVSCDLQQAHESIHEIENWKEHLLVDVRSVEHLAKLIEIAATYGPIEALINNAGVNHVADITEVSEEDWDRVLDTNLKAVFFASRYVVPYFRKQGKGSLVNIASNAGLLPRAHDPVYSISKMSLVGLTKSLALCLSRDNIRVNCICPGPVSETGIINADLAAAADPEATAQSFINASPLAAAQGRMIHPKEVAANVSFLLSEAAAMVTGTSIAIDGGKSLGVPPK; from the coding sequence ATGAAACCAAATCGCGTTGCCATAGTAACAGGAGCAGCCAGCGGAATCGGTTTGGCGACCGCTCAGCTTCTGGCCGGCGAAGGCTGGCTGGTTGTGAGTTGCGATTTGCAGCAGGCTCATGAATCAATCCATGAAATTGAAAACTGGAAAGAGCACCTGCTGGTTGATGTTCGTTCGGTCGAGCATCTTGCAAAGCTGATTGAAATCGCAGCTACTTACGGTCCCATCGAGGCTCTGATCAATAATGCCGGGGTGAATCACGTCGCTGACATTACAGAAGTTTCCGAAGAGGATTGGGATCGAGTTTTAGACACGAATCTCAAAGCCGTCTTTTTTGCATCCAGATATGTGGTTCCCTATTTCCGAAAACAGGGGAAAGGGAGCCTCGTCAACATTGCCAGTAACGCAGGTTTGTTGCCGCGAGCCCATGATCCTGTTTACTCGATCAGCAAGATGAGTCTGGTAGGATTAACGAAATCACTCGCGCTCTGCCTGTCACGAGACAATATTCGCGTCAACTGCATTTGTCCTGGACCGGTCAGTGAAACGGGGATCATTAATGCCGATCTGGCAGCCGCAGCTGATCCGGAAGCGACTGCCCAATCCTTCATCAACGCTAGCCCGCTGGCTGCTGCTCAAGGCCGCATGATTCATCCCAAAGAAGTCGCTGCCAATGTTTCATTTCTGCTCTCCGAAGCAGCCGCCATGGTCACCGGAACATCCATCGCCATCGACGGAGGAAAATCCCTCGGCGTCCCTCCCAAATAA
- a CDS encoding ABC transporter substrate-binding protein produces MAIRTFCLIAITFLLASCNGSPDGNNSNTGTSGNDKTIRIAVIPKGTTHEFWKSVHAGAKKAADEAGNVEILWKGPLLENDRAGQISVVEDFIVKNVDGIVLAPLDSQALIDSVLHANDEEIPVVIFDSALGDESAIVSYVATDNFRGGELAAEKLAEILDGKGEVVMLRYNAGSESTEQREEGFLSKLKADFPEITVISSDQYAGTTPESSLEKATEVIDKYRDQIDGIFAVCEPNATGTLGALRELNLTGKVKFIAFDPNPDLIDGMEQGHVQGIVLQDPVAMGYQAVKTLLAHLNGEDVESRIKTGEYVATPDNMKEEQFEKLLHPIQVD; encoded by the coding sequence GTGGCCATTCGAACATTTTGTCTGATTGCAATCACATTTTTATTGGCATCGTGTAATGGAAGTCCGGATGGGAATAATTCCAATACTGGGACTTCAGGAAATGACAAAACCATTCGCATCGCTGTGATTCCGAAAGGAACAACGCACGAGTTCTGGAAGTCGGTGCATGCAGGTGCGAAGAAAGCCGCGGATGAAGCGGGCAATGTCGAGATTCTGTGGAAGGGGCCATTGCTGGAGAATGATCGAGCCGGTCAGATTAGTGTGGTTGAAGATTTTATCGTCAAGAATGTTGATGGTATTGTCCTGGCTCCTCTCGATTCTCAGGCTCTGATCGATAGTGTTCTGCATGCCAATGACGAAGAGATACCCGTCGTTATATTTGATAGTGCTTTGGGAGATGAGTCTGCGATTGTCAGTTATGTGGCGACCGATAATTTTCGGGGGGGAGAACTGGCTGCCGAAAAACTGGCGGAAATCCTGGATGGCAAAGGGGAAGTCGTCATGCTGCGGTATAATGCCGGCAGCGAAAGTACCGAACAGCGTGAAGAGGGATTCCTCTCGAAACTGAAAGCCGACTTTCCGGAAATTACAGTCATTTCTTCCGATCAGTATGCGGGGACAACACCGGAATCCTCACTGGAAAAAGCGACTGAAGTGATCGATAAATATCGCGATCAGATCGATGGTATCTTTGCTGTCTGCGAACCGAATGCAACCGGCACGCTTGGAGCCTTGCGGGAATTGAACCTGACCGGCAAAGTCAAATTCATCGCTTTCGATCCCAATCCCGATTTGATTGATGGCATGGAACAGGGGCACGTTCAGGGCATCGTCCTGCAGGATCCCGTGGCGATGGGATATCAGGCGGTGAAAACTTTGCTTGCTCATCTTAATGGAGAAGATGTTGAATCTCGAATTAAGACGGGAGAATATGTCGCCACTCCAGACAATATGAAAGAAGAGCAGTTTGAAAAACTCCTGCATCCTATTCAGGTGGATTGA
- a CDS encoding glycosyltransferase family 4 protein, protein MEFPSALGGERSFLSVANELRDQFSFTFLAPAHGDLEKLIGVLDFPQIEFSLRDEVGVRRDDADAICELTQLLSEHQFEILHTNSLTLSRFLGRNLMQISMPVVGHIRDMMKLSKGSISDLGRLSRLICVSDATRNYYELMGVNSDRLLTIHNGIDVEQFPRKFAKSLHEELGCAPEAKFAATIGQIGLRKGHSTLIAALPEMARNCPDWHFLMIGECYSGKQESREYLEDLQCSVAQNGFSDRVHWLGYREDIPELLPQIDLLIHPARQEPFGRVLLEAAACGVAIVATDVGGTSEMLVDQDSALLITVDDPEGLAQTCISLMLNSSARKLLGEQARQRVRSHFALNSSAKSHARVWKELLNKIP, encoded by the coding sequence ATGGAATTTCCTTCCGCATTGGGGGGAGAGCGTTCGTTCCTGAGCGTTGCCAATGAATTGCGGGATCAGTTTTCATTCACATTTCTGGCTCCTGCTCATGGCGATCTGGAGAAGCTGATCGGTGTGCTGGACTTTCCGCAGATCGAGTTTTCTTTACGTGACGAGGTTGGGGTACGGCGTGATGATGCGGATGCTATCTGTGAGTTAACGCAGCTTCTCTCGGAACATCAATTCGAGATCCTGCATACGAACAGCCTGACGCTTTCACGATTTCTGGGAAGGAATCTCATGCAGATTTCGATGCCGGTTGTCGGGCACATCCGAGACATGATGAAGCTTTCCAAAGGATCGATTTCAGATCTCGGTCGCTTGAGTCGACTGATTTGTGTTTCTGATGCTACGCGAAATTATTATGAATTGATGGGAGTCAATTCTGATCGTTTACTGACCATTCACAATGGAATCGATGTTGAGCAGTTTCCTCGGAAGTTCGCGAAAAGTCTGCATGAGGAACTGGGATGTGCTCCGGAAGCAAAGTTCGCTGCAACGATTGGTCAAATTGGTTTACGGAAAGGTCACAGCACTTTGATCGCAGCCCTTCCCGAGATGGCGAGGAATTGCCCGGACTGGCATTTTCTGATGATTGGGGAATGCTATTCCGGGAAGCAGGAGAGCAGAGAGTATCTGGAAGACCTGCAGTGCTCGGTTGCTCAAAATGGATTCTCGGATCGTGTGCACTGGCTCGGATATCGGGAGGATATTCCTGAGCTTCTGCCGCAAATCGATCTGCTCATCCATCCTGCCCGTCAGGAACCATTCGGTCGCGTTCTGCTCGAAGCAGCTGCTTGTGGCGTGGCTATTGTCGCGACCGATGTTGGTGGAACTTCCGAAATGCTGGTCGATCAGGACTCGGCTTTGTTGATAACTGTAGATGATCCAGAGGGGTTGGCCCAGACATGCATCTCACTGATGCTGAATTCTTCTGCCCGCAAACTATTGGGGGAACAAGCCCGGCAGCGGGTTCGCAGTCACTTTGCTCTTAACTCCTCTGCGAAATCTCATGCTCGGGTCTGGAAGGAATTATTGAATAAGATTCCATAA
- a CDS encoding GOLPH3/VPS74 family protein has product MTESKPLHLYEELLLLALHDEKGTLNGGYIEHALAGAVLAELLLEDQIIIDDQANGLIKLQMDKEPDDPLFRKAYRLINLWQKPMSLEGLLSELANLSSLRYLATEQLCDRGVVENVEETILYIFSRNIYPTLNPAPEQEIVSRIRDGIFNDEAQLDPRTCALISLAHHTDYITAAISFHERAKHKARIEVIAKEELAGSATQKAIAACQAAVTASILMTTIMMSQVNT; this is encoded by the coding sequence ATGACAGAATCAAAACCGCTGCACCTGTATGAAGAATTGCTGCTCCTGGCTCTGCATGATGAAAAGGGAACCTTAAACGGCGGGTATATCGAGCATGCGCTGGCCGGTGCAGTTCTGGCAGAACTTTTGCTCGAAGATCAGATCATTATCGATGATCAAGCCAACGGTCTCATCAAGCTGCAAATGGATAAAGAACCAGACGATCCCTTATTCCGCAAAGCCTATCGTCTGATCAATCTCTGGCAGAAGCCGATGTCTCTGGAAGGACTCTTGTCGGAATTAGCGAACCTCTCCAGCCTCAGATATCTCGCCACAGAACAACTCTGCGACCGAGGCGTCGTTGAGAATGTTGAAGAGACAATCCTGTACATCTTCTCAAGAAATATTTACCCCACTCTCAACCCCGCTCCCGAACAGGAAATCGTCTCACGCATCCGCGATGGCATTTTCAACGATGAAGCCCAACTCGATCCCCGCACCTGCGCGTTAATCTCTCTGGCTCATCACACCGATTACATCACTGCAGCAATCAGCTTTCACGAACGCGCAAAGCATAAAGCTCGCATCGAAGTGATCGCTAAAGAAGAACTCGCAGGCTCCGCAACCCAAAAAGCCATTGCCGCCTGCCAGGCCGCCGTCACAGCATCAATACTGATGACAACCATCATGATGAGTCAGGTCAATACTTAG
- a CDS encoding MFS transporter translates to MQNDDTQELEKRCEDLIQTLPLQSLQTMLIILIPGAVLFASGVFGLTQLPANPSGWDVGLAVTFAVTGGATMVFMGILFLDRRFRRKTFREMLSGQPLAHWSYTTDEWASYCSLQNQRRDENTPFTSSSVIAWLLIGGIFAGLTMLISWNWGEHRGTAIGIAFASGVLFAVLMTIFEWLGWTMWCRALENRQGETFIMPGCVYFHSRLHSWGHWGGRLKSLTHEKQNELPLSILKFEVAVISKNGEHIHHLEVPVPREKQEEADRILQELQR, encoded by the coding sequence ATGCAGAACGATGACACACAGGAACTCGAAAAGCGATGCGAGGACCTCATTCAAACGTTGCCGCTCCAATCGCTGCAAACGATGCTGATCATTTTAATTCCTGGAGCAGTATTATTTGCGAGCGGCGTGTTCGGGCTGACACAATTGCCCGCGAATCCCTCAGGCTGGGACGTTGGTCTGGCTGTCACTTTTGCAGTGACCGGAGGCGCGACTATGGTCTTCATGGGCATTCTCTTTCTGGATCGCCGATTCCGTCGCAAGACTTTCCGAGAGATGTTGTCCGGTCAACCGCTCGCCCATTGGAGCTACACGACAGATGAGTGGGCTAGTTATTGCAGTCTGCAAAATCAGCGACGGGATGAGAATACTCCCTTCACATCGTCTTCTGTTATTGCCTGGTTATTAATTGGAGGAATCTTTGCAGGCCTCACCATGTTGATCAGTTGGAACTGGGGAGAACATCGAGGAACGGCCATCGGAATTGCCTTTGCCTCTGGTGTTCTGTTCGCCGTTCTCATGACAATTTTCGAGTGGCTTGGCTGGACGATGTGGTGTCGCGCACTGGAAAATCGGCAGGGGGAAACTTTCATCATGCCCGGCTGCGTTTATTTTCATAGTCGCCTGCATAGCTGGGGGCACTGGGGAGGCAGGCTCAAATCTCTCACTCACGAAAAACAGAATGAGCTTCCTCTCTCAATCCTGAAGTTCGAAGTCGCAGTCATCAGTAAGAACGGCGAACACATTCATCATCTCGAAGTCCCCGTTCCGAGAGAAAAACAGGAGGAAGCGGATCGAATTCTGCAGGAACTGCAGCGCTAA
- a CDS encoding NAD(P)-dependent alcohol dehydrogenase yields MTTVKAYAAREAKGPFEAYEYELPEIGPDDVDIEVISCGICHSDLSMLDNEWDLTQYPFVGGHEVIGKVAAKGEHVPALEIGDLVGLGWNSRSCMHCQPCLSGDQNLCPTIEGTITHQHGGFADKVRCHWGWAVKLPDELNPITAGPLLCGGITVFNPLVQNDISPMSKVAVVGIGGLGHMALQFLNAWGCEVTAISRSRDKEEEARELGAHEYIATDEDEPFEDVQSKFDMVLNTTNAMLPWDDYIATLAPKGVLHTVGAAPKVEATVFPMIMGQKSLKSSPLGSIATTQKMLEFCARHDIAPMTEVSKMSDINDAFEKLRNGSPRYRLVLTR; encoded by the coding sequence ATGACGACTGTAAAAGCCTATGCCGCCAGGGAAGCTAAGGGGCCGTTTGAGGCTTATGAATATGAGTTGCCGGAGATTGGGCCGGATGATGTTGATATTGAAGTGATCTCGTGCGGGATTTGTCACAGCGATCTGTCGATGCTCGATAATGAATGGGATCTGACGCAGTATCCGTTTGTCGGTGGGCATGAGGTGATTGGCAAAGTGGCGGCGAAGGGAGAGCATGTTCCGGCTTTGGAAATTGGGGATCTGGTTGGACTCGGCTGGAATTCGCGATCCTGTATGCATTGTCAGCCTTGCCTGTCGGGGGATCAGAATTTGTGTCCTACGATTGAAGGGACGATTACGCATCAGCATGGCGGCTTCGCCGATAAGGTGCGGTGTCATTGGGGATGGGCCGTGAAATTGCCGGATGAACTGAATCCGATCACGGCTGGTCCACTGCTGTGTGGTGGGATTACGGTTTTTAATCCGCTGGTTCAGAATGACATTTCACCGATGTCGAAGGTGGCTGTGGTGGGGATTGGTGGTCTCGGTCATATGGCATTACAGTTTCTGAATGCATGGGGCTGTGAAGTGACGGCGATTTCCCGCAGTCGGGATAAAGAGGAAGAGGCCCGTGAACTGGGAGCTCATGAGTACATTGCGACTGACGAGGATGAGCCTTTTGAGGATGTGCAAAGCAAATTCGATATGGTTCTCAATACGACTAATGCGATGCTACCCTGGGACGACTATATTGCCACACTCGCCCCTAAAGGCGTATTGCATACGGTTGGAGCGGCTCCGAAAGTGGAAGCGACCGTCTTTCCGATGATTATGGGACAGAAGTCGCTGAAGAGTTCCCCACTCGGAAGTATCGCAACGACTCAAAAAATGCTGGAATTCTGCGCCCGGCACGACATTGCTCCCATGACTGAAGTTTCTAAAATGTCGGACATCAATGATGCCTTTGAGAAGCTGCGAAACGGGTCGCCTCGGTATCGACTTGTGCTCACTCGGTAA
- a CDS encoding ThuA domain-containing protein, with protein sequence MMKPEIPLSILALFFVLAISWTAPVQAKEIPKTKILMLTESKGFTHGSVRRNDGKLATAEVAMIQLGQKTGLFDVDCTQNSAADFTKENLEKYDIVMFYTTGELPIAPEDRDYFINDWLKQKGHGFIGFHSAADTYRTNDPKKNEEFRWYWDMCGGTFNGHPWGAGTTVTMTVHDPEHPVMQPFGKVFVHQDEIYQYVNWQPEKVRVLMSLDMANCKPSKPYHVPVAWVKSWGDGKVYFNNLGHRDETWTNAAFLKSVENAVKWMRGGLEGSTEPNPEVSAAEEEKAKAAAKE encoded by the coding sequence ATGATGAAACCCGAGATTCCACTGAGCATTCTGGCTCTGTTTTTTGTTTTGGCAATTTCCTGGACCGCTCCGGTGCAAGCCAAGGAAATCCCGAAAACCAAAATCCTGATGCTGACTGAAAGCAAGGGATTCACCCACGGCTCGGTACGACGCAATGACGGAAAACTCGCCACCGCCGAAGTTGCCATGATTCAGCTCGGCCAGAAAACCGGTCTGTTTGATGTCGATTGCACTCAGAACAGTGCTGCCGATTTCACGAAGGAGAATCTGGAAAAGTACGATATCGTTATGTTCTATACGACGGGCGAACTGCCGATTGCTCCTGAGGATCGTGACTATTTCATCAACGACTGGTTAAAGCAAAAAGGCCACGGCTTCATCGGTTTCCACTCTGCTGCCGATACCTATCGTACTAATGATCCCAAGAAGAATGAAGAATTCCGCTGGTACTGGGACATGTGCGGCGGCACCTTCAACGGCCATCCCTGGGGAGCTGGCACTACTGTCACCATGACTGTTCACGATCCCGAGCATCCTGTCATGCAACCATTCGGAAAAGTCTTTGTGCATCAGGATGAGATTTATCAGTATGTCAACTGGCAGCCGGAAAAAGTCCGTGTGCTGATGTCTCTCGACATGGCCAACTGCAAACCGAGCAAGCCGTATCATGTGCCGGTTGCCTGGGTGAAAAGCTGGGGCGATGGCAAAGTCTACTTCAACAATCTCGGCCACCGCGACGAAACCTGGACCAACGCAGCCTTTCTCAAATCGGTCGAAAACGCCGTCAAGTGGATGCGAGGCGGACTGGAAGGTTCCACCGAACCCAACCCGGAAGTCTCTGCGGCTGAGGAAGAAAAAGCCAAAGCAGCCGCCAAAGAATAA
- a CDS encoding bile acid:sodium symporter family protein, with the protein MKQFFLRQWFLITLFILLPVGGLLGQSVPGLSESVGQYVNTGYLVFFILFGMSITLPTGKLWETASQPTSIILAILVSIVILPLITWGVVLLFSLKPFSAGLLIMSAVPTTLASAAVWTRKAGGNDAIPLMATLLGNAFCFLTIPFWLGLTLGQTLPIDIWSLMSRLLIVAVLPMGLAQILRAIPVVGKNADAHKVSISMLSQIGILIIIMISAIRTGPIFQEQSGNISLQQISLVIVLCGFIHGVGLWSGWGLTRLLRGNCEDAIGVAFSGSQKTLAIAIDLTTSPILLATGISPLAIIPPLIFHALQLIIDTVMIAKFRQTCSDIDAKTSPQPTHSNAAESISTDLK; encoded by the coding sequence ATCAAGCAGTTTTTTCTTCGTCAATGGTTTCTGATCACTCTGTTTATTCTGTTGCCGGTCGGAGGTTTGCTGGGGCAGTCGGTGCCGGGATTGAGCGAATCCGTCGGCCAATATGTGAATACCGGCTATCTGGTCTTCTTCATTCTCTTTGGCATGTCCATCACGTTGCCGACGGGGAAACTCTGGGAAACCGCTTCGCAGCCGACATCGATTATACTGGCGATATTAGTCAGCATTGTCATCCTTCCACTCATTACCTGGGGAGTGGTCCTGCTGTTTTCGCTGAAGCCCTTCTCGGCTGGCCTATTAATCATGTCTGCCGTGCCGACGACTCTCGCTTCAGCTGCCGTCTGGACACGAAAAGCGGGCGGGAATGATGCGATCCCTCTTATGGCCACACTTCTGGGAAATGCCTTTTGTTTTCTGACGATCCCCTTCTGGCTCGGACTGACGCTCGGGCAAACTCTGCCCATCGATATCTGGTCTTTAATGTCTCGGCTGTTAATTGTGGCAGTTTTGCCGATGGGGCTGGCTCAGATACTGCGGGCAATACCAGTTGTCGGAAAAAATGCCGATGCTCACAAAGTCTCCATCAGCATGCTTTCGCAGATCGGCATTCTGATCATCATTATGATCAGTGCCATCCGCACCGGTCCGATCTTTCAGGAACAGTCGGGAAATATATCGCTGCAACAGATATCACTGGTCATCGTGTTATGCGGATTCATTCACGGCGTCGGTCTCTGGAGTGGCTGGGGGCTCACACGTCTGCTGCGAGGAAACTGTGAAGATGCAATTGGCGTTGCCTTTTCCGGGAGCCAGAAAACACTGGCCATCGCCATCGATCTAACGACTTCTCCTATTCTCCTCGCGACTGGAATTTCTCCCCTAGCAATTATTCCTCCACTGATTTTTCATGCCCTGCAATTGATTATCGATACGGTCATGATTGCCAAGTTCCGGCAAACATGTTCTGATATCGATGCGAAGACGTCGCCTCAGCCCACACATTCCAATGCTGCCGAATCGATTTCGACAGACTTAAAATGA